In a single window of the Methanolobus psychrophilus R15 genome:
- the mtbB gene encoding dimethylamine methyltransferase, protein MTTEHMLRMGDGKRVYLTKEQILTDLRDGMADAVDLGDIPELSGDELDKLMDIITMPSRMVGVEAGMEVPVTHDIGTIRLDGDQGNSGVGIPSSRLVGCMVHERAFGADTMELGHIDYSYKPVKPVIAQEMQTMEVCQQNMVIPLLYGAMPNMGLYYTPDGPFENPGDLMKAFKIQEAQESMEHAAKHLTRDIVWIMQRMMASGADGVNFDTIGAAGDGDMYASLHAIEALRKQYPDMYIEAGMAGELMLGLHGEMAYDGTVLAGLWPHQQAPLVAKAGANIFGPVVNTNTSKSFAWNLGRAVTFIKAAVKASSIPCHVNMGMGVGGIPMLETPTIDAVSRASKAMVELAGVDGI, encoded by the coding sequence ATGACAACTGAACACATGTTGAGAATGGGAGACGGTAAAAGGGTTTACCTGACAAAGGAGCAGATCCTTACCGACCTCAGGGACGGAATGGCAGATGCCGTAGATCTTGGAGACATCCCTGAGCTTAGTGGCGATGAGCTGGACAAGCTAATGGATATCATCACGATGCCTTCAAGGATGGTAGGTGTCGAGGCTGGCATGGAAGTTCCGGTAACTCACGATATAGGGACTATCAGGCTTGATGGCGACCAGGGTAACAGTGGTGTTGGTATCCCCTCCAGCAGGCTTGTAGGGTGCATGGTGCATGAGAGAGCCTTTGGTGCTGACACAATGGAGCTTGGTCACATTGACTACAGTTACAAACCAGTAAAACCTGTGATAGCACAGGAGATGCAGACAATGGAAGTCTGCCAGCAGAACATGGTAATTCCTCTGCTCTATGGCGCCATGCCAAACATGGGTCTTTACTACACCCCGGACGGTCCGTTCGAGAACCCGGGAGACCTGATGAAGGCTTTCAAAATACAGGAAGCACAGGAGTCCATGGAGCACGCGGCAAAGCATCTTACAAGGGACATTGTCTGGATCATGCAGAGAATGATGGCTTCTGGTGCTGACGGTGTTAACTTTGACACTATCGGTGCTGCAGGTGACGGTGATATGTATGCTTCGCTTCACGCTATCGAGGCATTGAGAAAGCAATATCCTGACATGTATATTGAAGCGGGTATGGCAGGCGAGCTCATGCTTGGTCTTCACGGTGAGATGGCTTATGACGGCACAGTTCTTGCAGGACTTTGGCCACACCAGCAGGCTCCTCTTGTCGCAAAAGCAGGTGCCAACATATTCGGTCCTGTGGTCAACACCAACACCAGCAAGAGCTTTGCATGGAACCTGGGAAGGGCTGTTACCTTCATCAAGGCGGCTGTCAAGGCTTCATCTATTCCCTGCCATGTGAACATGGGAATGGGCGTGGGCGGTATCCCTATGCTGGAAACCCCGACAATTGATGCTGTATCAAGAGCAAGCAAGGCGATGGTCGAACTTGCTGGCGTGGATGGTATATAG
- the mttC gene encoding trimethylamine corrinoid protein, with protein MATKEQIIAKAKAAILDFDDEAAAEAAEESLAAGISPADLIQEGFTAAMNEIGEQFEAGTLYLPHVIAASEAMNAGVAVLTPALEALGGETKSKGKIVIGTIEGDIHSIGKDIVATMLKIEGYQVFDLGRDVPIKSYVEKAKQVGAQVVASSALMTTTMVNQIQIEEQLKEAGIRSSLKTMVGGAPVTQDWARKIGADLYGENATDVVNKLNAIF; from the coding sequence ATGGCAACAAAAGAACAGATTATAGCAAAAGCAAAAGCAGCAATTTTAGATTTTGATGATGAGGCTGCTGCAGAGGCAGCCGAGGAGTCCCTTGCCGCCGGAATCAGTCCTGCAGATCTTATTCAGGAAGGTTTCACCGCAGCAATGAACGAGATTGGTGAACAGTTCGAGGCAGGCACACTCTACCTCCCTCACGTCATTGCAGCATCAGAAGCAATGAACGCCGGGGTGGCAGTACTTACTCCTGCTCTTGAGGCACTTGGAGGAGAAACCAAGAGCAAAGGCAAGATCGTTATCGGTACGATCGAAGGCGACATCCACTCTATCGGGAAGGATATCGTCGCAACCATGCTCAAGATCGAAGGTTACCAGGTATTTGACCTGGGCAGGGACGTTCCGATCAAGTCCTATGTAGAGAAGGCAAAGCAGGTCGGAGCTCAGGTAGTTGCTTCATCAGCACTCATGACAACAACCATGGTCAACCAGATACAGATAGAAGAGCAGCTCAAGGAAGCAGGTATCCGCAGCTCTCTGAAAACAATGGTTGGTGGCGCACCTGTTACCCAGGACTGGGCAAGGAAGATCGGTGCAGACCTCTATGGAGAAAACGCAACGGATGTCGTGAACAAACTCAATGCAATATTCTGA
- the mttB2 gene encoding trimethylamine methyltransferase yields the protein MEGVSLELFSEDDLRALHYATMDVFINTGIQVSDAEARAVFKEGGCLVDEKTMVVKIPEFVVNRALLDCPSKFVLWGRDKKNNVKQEHKGKVHWTCFGTGVKMCNFEAPGKFTTVDSTEKDVADTAKICDWAENINYYSLAVSARDWAGKGAQDVHETLTPLMNTTKHFHHIDPVGENVDYYQQIAVAYYGGDAEEARKKPLFSTLVCPTSPLELSVNACQVIMKGARFGTPVNVLSMAMAGGSSPVHLAGTLVTHNAEVLSGIVLAQLVKPGAPVWYGSSTTTFDLKKGTAPVGSPELALISAAVAKLGQYYGLPTFVAGS from the coding sequence TTGGAAGGCGTAAGTCTGGAGCTTTTCTCTGAGGATGATCTCAGGGCTCTTCACTACGCGACAATGGACGTTTTCATAAACACCGGTATCCAGGTTTCAGACGCTGAAGCCAGGGCTGTCTTTAAAGAAGGTGGCTGTCTGGTCGATGAAAAGACAATGGTAGTAAAGATCCCTGAATTCGTAGTCAACAGGGCTTTACTCGATTGTCCTTCAAAGTTCGTCCTCTGGGGACGTGACAAGAAGAACAATGTCAAACAGGAACACAAAGGAAAGGTACACTGGACCTGTTTCGGTACCGGTGTCAAGATGTGTAATTTTGAGGCCCCGGGTAAATTCACGACCGTGGACTCAACAGAAAAAGATGTTGCAGACACAGCAAAGATATGTGACTGGGCAGAGAACATCAATTATTATTCACTCGCCGTTTCCGCAAGGGACTGGGCAGGTAAGGGTGCACAGGATGTCCACGAGACACTGACACCACTGATGAACACTACAAAGCACTTCCACCACATCGACCCTGTAGGCGAAAACGTGGACTATTATCAGCAGATAGCTGTGGCATACTATGGCGGCGACGCTGAAGAAGCACGCAAGAAGCCCTTGTTCTCAACACTTGTCTGTCCTACAAGCCCTCTGGAGCTCAGTGTCAATGCTTGTCAGGTTATCATGAAGGGTGCAAGATTCGGTACCCCTGTAAACGTACTCAGTATGGCGATGGCCGGTGGCTCATCCCCTGTGCACCTTGCAGGTACCCTTGTAACTCATAACGCAGAAGTACTCTCCGGTATTGTGCTTGCCCAGCTGGTAAAGCCCGGTGCGCCAGTATGGTACGGAAGCTCTACAACAACATTTGACCTGAAGAAGGGTACGGCACCAGTCGGTTCACCAGAACTTGCGCTTATCAGTGCAGCTGTTGCAAAGCTCGGTCAGTATTACGGTCTTCCCACCTTCGTGGCCGGCTCGTAG
- the mttB gene encoding trimethylamine methyltransferase yields the protein MTTLLPAFAGANTLYGAGMLELGMTFSLEQLVFDNDMISMAKKAMEGIPVNEETLSVEAIEQVGIGKNFLAHKTTRKNIDLPSSPKLIDRLMFGDWEMAGAKDIATVAHEKVVDIMKNHVVPPIDADLLKDMQAIVDKADKAFRQGA from the coding sequence ATGACCACACTTCTCCCCGCTTTTGCAGGTGCTAACACCCTGTACGGTGCAGGTATGCTTGAACTTGGTATGACATTCTCACTCGAGCAGCTTGTCTTTGACAATGATATGATCTCAATGGCAAAGAAGGCAATGGAAGGAATCCCAGTAAATGAAGAGACCCTGTCAGTTGAAGCAATCGAACAGGTAGGTATCGGGAAGAACTTCCTTGCACACAAGACCACAAGGAAGAACATTGACCTGCCATCCAGCCCAAAACTCATTGACAGGCTTATGTTCGGTGACTGGGAAATGGCCGGTGCAAAGGACATTGCAACTGTAGCTCATGAGAAAGTCGTTGACATCATGAAGAACCACGTAGTTCCACCAATAGATGCTGACCTGCTCAAGGATATGCAGGCAATCGTGGACAAGGCTGACAAGGCATTCAGACAGGGCGCATAA
- a CDS encoding transposase has protein sequence MQQKLRTYEIIPNENICFPIGTILAVEQLYDVLDFSTVFGKHKKNGFDINYLLKALVSYKLTDNFSISKAHDWINRDEVLEIFNLEEFSERTLYRILETLGNNRETIISDIQDRLFGRYDFEHTNINMDWTSIVLHGDKSPLGKYGYSRDHRPDKKQITLGIAELADPINVPIGITVEQGNLHDQKHFRKTYQQVNKRLKQGSLVVFDKGAHSTENTAMIRADDMQYLTARKLNKSDDKIIANFGNYSLEIVDSEDGIYGLKIVKPSSVNYFYFSEKLKKEQLESRARKIMRQIQEAKEIQESIDKNKKLPKKFRINNVLVDVVYSLQTKLTDIDEEEAIKLLEEHLITGREGFFCLKSSKNLTLKQALQTYRKKDSIEKIINSLKNEIEIKPLRVWSDASVYGAIIIGFIAQLFISLMRYEFNELKHKSTKFIKKSLLNLTVTVDFLKDRSKKYIYANFDAINTLILRQKWAKS, from the coding sequence ATGCAACAAAAACTAAGAACATACGAGATTATTCCTAATGAGAATATATGCTTTCCTATCGGAACTATCCTGGCTGTAGAACAACTTTATGATGTACTTGACTTTTCCACTGTTTTTGGCAAACACAAAAAGAATGGATTTGACATCAACTACCTGCTGAAAGCTCTTGTAAGCTACAAGCTTACAGATAATTTCAGCATAAGTAAAGCTCATGATTGGATCAACCGTGATGAGGTACTTGAGATCTTCAATCTTGAAGAATTCAGTGAACGAACACTTTACAGGATTCTTGAAACCCTGGGAAATAATCGTGAAACGATTATTTCCGATATCCAGGACAGATTGTTTGGCAGATACGATTTCGAACATACTAACATCAACATGGACTGGACAAGTATTGTCCTGCACGGTGATAAATCGCCATTGGGTAAATATGGTTATAGTCGTGACCATAGGCCGGATAAGAAACAGATAACTTTAGGCATAGCAGAACTTGCTGATCCTATCAATGTGCCAATTGGCATCACAGTAGAACAAGGAAATCTACATGATCAAAAGCACTTCAGGAAAACGTATCAACAGGTTAACAAGAGGTTGAAGCAGGGATCACTTGTTGTTTTCGATAAAGGAGCTCATAGTACAGAGAACACTGCCATGATAAGGGCAGATGATATGCAGTATCTGACTGCAAGAAAGCTCAATAAGAGCGATGACAAGATAATTGCAAACTTCGGGAACTATTCTCTTGAGATCGTTGATTCAGAAGATGGTATCTATGGCCTGAAAATCGTTAAACCAAGTAGTGTCAACTACTTCTACTTCTCTGAAAAGCTCAAGAAGGAGCAACTTGAATCAAGAGCCAGGAAGATCATGAGGCAGATCCAGGAAGCAAAAGAGATACAAGAATCTATTGACAAAAACAAAAAGCTGCCTAAAAAGTTCAGGATTAACAATGTCCTTGTTGATGTCGTTTATTCTCTGCAGACAAAACTGACGGATATTGATGAAGAAGAAGCTATCAAACTTCTTGAGGAACATTTGATAACAGGCAGAGAAGGATTTTTCTGTCTGAAATCGAGTAAGAATTTGACACTAAAACAGGCTCTTCAAACATACAGGAAAAAGGATTCTATCGAGAAGATCATCAATTCTCTCAAGAATGAGATTGAGATAAAACCGTTGAGAGTGTGGTCCGATGCTAGTGTTTATGGAGCTATTATTATTGGGTTCATTGCACAGTTGTTCATATCGCTGATGCGATATGAGTTCAATGAACTCAAGCATAAGTCCACAAAGTTCATCAAAAAAAGCTTATTGAATTTGACAGTTACCGTAGATTTCCTGAAAGATCGGTCGAAAAAGTACATTTACGCCAATTTTGATGCCATAAATACACTGATTTTAAGGCAAAAATGGGCAAAATCGTAG
- a CDS encoding trimethylamine permease: MDLQSLKKQENQRRIRKGFMWAFFCAILWGLWYIPGTVVWVLNPFDEMYAEIAATNGDGMSLIITAVLITSFNALTVILALMVWNGVLGKFGEMKRTIKEFNPCSKWFFLASIFGGPIAILGSFIAMGFVGGAFAAVAALMYPVVGSILASKWYGEKISKRAFAGIVFIIIGGITIFGGGLLTELGAGNVVWIGYIGGLMAAVGWGIEGAIAGKGLDIAEPDVGLTLRFLGENIIWWVIAVPILAILGFPMFKYALMVFEPLTMLVLVFAGITFGFCYVTWYKSFPLIGVGRGQGIGNLYGLFAVVFIALFFGDIPSWTILVGGALCLIGSSIMFSEDSGQLESLRGE; the protein is encoded by the coding sequence ATGGATTTGCAGTCATTAAAAAAGCAAGAAAACCAGCGAAGGATCAGAAAGGGCTTTATGTGGGCATTTTTCTGTGCAATTCTCTGGGGTCTTTGGTATATTCCAGGTACTGTGGTATGGGTTCTTAATCCTTTCGATGAGATGTATGCTGAAATAGCCGCAACTAATGGCGATGGTATGTCTCTGATCATAACCGCTGTGTTAATAACGTCATTCAATGCACTGACAGTTATTCTTGCTCTTATGGTATGGAACGGGGTTTTGGGCAAGTTCGGAGAAATGAAGAGAACTATTAAAGAATTCAACCCATGTTCCAAGTGGTTCTTCCTGGCTTCAATTTTCGGTGGCCCTATAGCTATATTGGGTTCTTTTATTGCCATGGGTTTTGTCGGAGGAGCTTTTGCAGCCGTTGCAGCACTTATGTATCCTGTTGTAGGGTCTATCCTTGCTTCCAAGTGGTATGGTGAAAAGATTTCCAAGCGTGCTTTTGCGGGCATAGTTTTCATCATTATCGGCGGTATCACGATCTTCGGTGGCGGTCTGTTAACTGAGCTTGGTGCCGGTAATGTTGTGTGGATAGGTTATATCGGCGGTCTCATGGCAGCCGTTGGCTGGGGTATTGAAGGTGCAATCGCAGGTAAGGGACTTGATATCGCAGAACCGGATGTAGGTCTTACTCTCAGGTTCCTTGGTGAGAACATAATATGGTGGGTAATCGCAGTACCAATCCTTGCTATCCTCGGCTTCCCGATGTTCAAGTATGCTTTGATGGTGTTTGAGCCACTTACCATGCTAGTGCTGGTATTTGCAGGAATAACCTTTGGTTTCTGTTATGTGACCTGGTACAAATCTTTCCCGCTCATTGGTGTGGGCAGAGGTCAGGGTATCGGTAACCTCTACGGTCTTTTCGCAGTGGTGTTCATTGCCCTCTTCTTCGGGGATATACCTTCCTGGACAATACTTGTAGGAGGCGCTCTGTGTCTCATAGGAAGCTCTATCATGTTCTCTGAGGACTCCGGTCAACTGGAATCATTGAGAGGTGAGTAA
- a CDS encoding hydantoinase/oxoprolinase: MKYSLGVDAGGTYTDAVLLRDSDEAIIGTSKALTSYPDPLEGIKKAIDGLEGKYLKNVRTVSVSTTLSTNSILEGTGFPVALVLIGNYDIIGELPTKYYIKVVGGHDFNGIETESVNIDSIKDFALAVKDKVSAFAVSSFFSVRNHEHELTAKEMIIQLTGLPVICGHELSQDLGAFERAVTAFLNAQLIPVTERFMHTVEDEIKSREMDAKVFMLKCDGSVIGIQSALKKPIESIFSGPAGSLVGASFLAKRDTCAVIDVGGTSKDISVIYPNFDSQK; the protein is encoded by the coding sequence ATGAAATACAGCCTTGGTGTCGATGCAGGCGGAACATATACAGATGCAGTACTGCTAAGAGATTCAGATGAAGCCATTATCGGGACAAGCAAAGCCCTGACAAGCTATCCCGACCCGCTTGAAGGTATTAAGAAAGCTATCGACGGCCTGGAAGGAAAATACCTTAAAAATGTCAGGACGGTTTCTGTTTCCACTACGCTTTCTACAAACAGCATACTTGAAGGAACAGGTTTCCCGGTAGCTCTGGTACTCATAGGGAATTATGATATCATAGGAGAACTCCCTACTAAATATTATATAAAAGTTGTAGGCGGACATGATTTCAATGGGATAGAAACCGAATCAGTGAATATTGATTCCATCAAAGATTTCGCACTGGCGGTAAAGGATAAAGTATCAGCATTTGCAGTGTCATCTTTTTTCAGTGTGAGAAACCACGAACATGAACTTACAGCCAAAGAGATGATCATTCAGCTTACAGGCCTTCCAGTAATTTGTGGCCATGAGCTTTCCCAGGACCTGGGGGCTTTTGAGAGAGCTGTAACAGCCTTCCTGAATGCCCAATTGATACCGGTGACAGAGAGATTCATGCACACTGTTGAAGACGAGATCAAATCCAGAGAGATGGATGCAAAGGTCTTCATGCTCAAATGTGACGGTTCTGTCATCGGGATCCAGAGCGCCCTGAAGAAACCCATCGAATCAATCTTTTCCGGACCTGCCGGAAGTCTTGTAGGTGCTTCTTTCTTAGCAAAAAGAGATACCTGCGCTGTAATCGATGTGGGTGGGACCAGCAAAGATATTTCTGTGATATACCCCAACTTTGACAGTCAAAAGTAA
- a CDS encoding hydantoinase/oxoprolinase, producing the protein MSDSGAVVGGWKTRVKAIKMETSAMGSDSHIWVKGENIHFEPRRVIPLCRAARLYPGFLEQLRTSPMPSKIRLGINYQPTKFYLRTDYEAIEISKEEEETLGAIKKEPTSTAEIFDRIKRYPSSGSLDGLMKKRLIQAIGFTPTDALHVLGEYTEWDIEASMTGADLLGLLAGMERHEFAGHIKREFTKNMAANIVSFFLEGVPKQEIRKIFDIQSPAKFKLEVPVVLIGGPVAAFVEDLRNILDAEIILPSNYDVGNATGALAAKGIRRAEILIRPASMAAPEWEFLVFSEKGRNSFYDYQEALDYAVNLGEMMIIEYMKDAGLDSSHIRIDIKKDEIIPHGWKTPMETKLVVMGIGTFNAN; encoded by the coding sequence ATGAGTGATTCGGGAGCTGTTGTCGGCGGGTGGAAGACCAGGGTGAAGGCAATTAAAATGGAGACATCTGCGATGGGAAGTGACAGCCATATATGGGTCAAAGGAGAGAACATACATTTTGAACCAAGAAGGGTAATCCCATTATGCCGCGCAGCCAGACTATATCCTGGTTTTCTGGAGCAGCTCAGGACAAGCCCTATGCCTTCAAAGATCCGCCTGGGCATAAACTACCAGCCAACAAAGTTCTATCTGCGGACAGATTACGAAGCCATTGAGATAAGCAAAGAAGAGGAAGAAACTCTGGGTGCCATCAAAAAAGAGCCTACATCCACAGCTGAGATATTTGACAGGATCAAAAGATATCCTTCAAGCGGGTCACTTGACGGCCTGATGAAAAAAAGGCTCATCCAGGCCATTGGTTTTACTCCCACCGACGCACTCCATGTGCTGGGCGAATATACGGAATGGGATATAGAAGCCTCGATGACCGGTGCAGACCTCCTTGGATTATTGGCGGGTATGGAGCGCCATGAGTTTGCAGGACATATAAAAAGAGAGTTCACAAAGAACATGGCAGCAAATATTGTATCTTTCTTCCTGGAAGGAGTACCAAAGCAGGAAATAAGGAAAATATTCGACATTCAATCACCGGCAAAGTTCAAACTAGAGGTACCTGTAGTACTTATAGGTGGACCTGTTGCCGCTTTTGTTGAAGACCTGCGGAACATACTTGATGCTGAGATAATACTGCCTTCTAATTACGATGTTGGCAATGCCACAGGTGCGCTGGCAGCAAAGGGAATACGAAGGGCAGAGATACTTATTAGGCCGGCTTCAATGGCTGCTCCTGAGTGGGAGTTCCTGGTGTTCTCGGAAAAAGGGAGGAATAGTTTCTATGATTACCAGGAAGCACTCGATTATGCTGTCAACCTTGGAGAAATGATGATAATCGAATACATGAAAGATGCAGGGCTGGACTCAAGTCATATCCGGATAGATATCAAAAAAGACGAAATAATCCCCCATGGATGGAAGACACCCATGGAAACAAAACTCGTGGTCATGGGCATTGGAACCTTTAACGCCAACTGA
- a CDS encoding multi-sensor protein, giving the protein MSNTSDVEKKLEAVYNSSPVISFLWKAEGEWPVESVSGNVSQLGYTPEDFLSGRVLYGNIVHPDDIDRVHLEVDKHSKRKNTSFFALNYRILTTNGDIRWVTERSFIKRDNEGNITHFQGIIIDNTELEKTEKALIETGKKYQTIFEKSPVGILYFDENGLITHCNESCARVLKAPVSKIIGFNVLSKLSDDHLKEAVEMVFLGNQGYYEGSHLSVISGKQVSTKASFTPIMSDDGSLLGGIGIIEDMEERRHAEELIRLNETRLEALLELYQMQDAPMPDIAEFTIQKTVELTGSKVGYLEFLNENENVLETYRWPYDNKDMSSISEEPFIHPVRSNGFWGEAIRARKPVIVNRNSFDLEDEIYSGSGGALFRHVTIPIFESEQIVALVSVANKDSDYNESDVRQLTLLMEGMWKLIQYKHTNDILIEALKMRRVLESVMSSSPAVVFLWRPEKDWPVEFVSDNISQFGYRVEDFTSGKILYGDIIHPSDLDRVRQEVDRAFKAGFSDFSQEYRVLTKSGQVRWVDERTLIHYNKNAIVDYLQGIVVDVTERKQANNFMRLECDLDNVLGATDNLHEAFERVLGFTLETKTIDSGIIYLVDERTGEFNLAAARGLSERFMKSLSHFSSNTILARLFMTGYPVYKYFSEINAMIPGEDLGYEGLQAMGFIPVKFNDELVAAMALGSHKDLEIPANSRNLIETISNQVGVIISNMRKDSGVQKSKNHLRSLLDALDELVFVMDLEGKVLHTNKTLHKHLNYEDRDLYMKDFLLLYPQGWEDDVLSNLDEIMEDKSSFCEIPLLSKEGTLVPAKTKFTIGDWGGQDVLIATASIIKDPGLENHDLQNGKESNGYQAT; this is encoded by the coding sequence ATGTCGAATACCTCAGATGTTGAAAAGAAACTGGAAGCAGTCTATAATAGTAGTCCTGTTATTTCGTTTTTATGGAAAGCAGAGGGCGAATGGCCTGTGGAATCCGTTTCAGGGAATGTTTCACAGTTAGGCTACACCCCGGAAGATTTTCTTTCAGGCAGAGTGCTCTACGGAAATATTGTACACCCGGATGATATTGACAGGGTACATTTGGAAGTCGATAAGCACTCTAAAAGAAAAAACACTTCTTTTTTTGCCTTGAATTACAGAATACTAACCACGAATGGTGACATACGCTGGGTAACAGAGAGATCTTTTATAAAACGTGATAATGAAGGCAATATTACTCATTTCCAGGGCATAATCATCGACAATACAGAACTTGAAAAAACAGAGAAGGCCCTGATCGAAACCGGGAAAAAGTATCAGACCATATTTGAGAAATCTCCGGTAGGAATACTTTACTTTGATGAGAATGGTCTCATAACTCACTGCAATGAGAGTTGTGCCCGGGTTCTGAAAGCACCTGTGAGTAAGATAATAGGGTTCAATGTCCTTTCAAAGTTATCAGATGATCATCTCAAAGAAGCTGTTGAAATGGTATTCCTGGGGAACCAGGGCTACTATGAAGGAAGTCACCTTTCCGTGATAAGCGGAAAGCAGGTATCCACAAAGGCCAGTTTCACACCTATAATGTCAGATGACGGTTCTCTCCTTGGAGGCATCGGGATTATCGAAGATATGGAAGAGCGCAGGCATGCAGAGGAGTTGATTCGTCTTAATGAGACTCGCCTTGAAGCGCTTCTTGAACTTTATCAGATGCAGGATGCACCTATGCCTGATATTGCAGAGTTCACTATACAGAAAACAGTCGAGCTTACAGGCAGCAAGGTGGGTTATCTGGAATTCCTTAATGAAAATGAGAATGTTCTGGAGACTTATCGCTGGCCATATGATAACAAGGATATGTCCTCAATTAGTGAGGAGCCTTTCATCCATCCCGTACGCTCTAACGGATTCTGGGGTGAAGCGATACGCGCACGCAAACCTGTAATTGTGAACAGGAACTCCTTCGATCTTGAGGATGAAATATATTCTGGGTCTGGTGGAGCCCTTTTCCGTCATGTTACTATACCGATATTTGAAAGTGAGCAGATAGTCGCTCTGGTAAGTGTTGCCAACAAGGATTCGGATTACAATGAATCGGATGTCCGGCAGTTAACGCTTCTGATGGAAGGCATGTGGAAGCTGATACAGTATAAGCACACAAACGACATACTCATAGAAGCACTGAAAATGCGCAGGGTGCTCGAATCGGTTATGAGCTCCAGTCCTGCAGTTGTCTTCCTCTGGCGGCCTGAGAAGGACTGGCCTGTGGAATTCGTATCTGACAATATCTCCCAGTTTGGTTACAGGGTGGAGGATTTCACATCAGGGAAGATACTTTATGGTGATATCATACATCCTTCTGATCTTGACAGAGTCCGCCAGGAAGTGGACAGAGCTTTTAAGGCAGGTTTTTCGGATTTCAGCCAGGAGTACCGGGTACTGACAAAGTCAGGCCAGGTAAGATGGGTGGATGAGAGAACGCTGATACATTATAATAAAAACGCCATAGTAGATTATTTGCAGGGTATCGTTGTGGATGTTACCGAACGCAAGCAGGCAAATAATTTCATGCGCCTTGAATGTGACCTTGATAATGTTCTTGGTGCCACGGATAACCTGCATGAGGCATTTGAAAGGGTGCTGGGCTTCACCCTGGAAACAAAGACAATAGACAGTGGCATAATATACCTGGTAGATGAAAGGACGGGTGAGTTCAATCTTGCTGCTGCCCGCGGCCTTTCCGAACGCTTTATGAAAAGCCTTTCCCACTTTTCTTCAAATACGATACTTGCACGCCTTTTCATGACCGGCTATCCTGTTTACAAGTACTTCTCGGAGATCAATGCCATGATACCAGGAGAGGACCTTGGATATGAGGGCCTGCAGGCTATGGGTTTCATACCCGTGAAGTTTAATGATGAACTGGTTGCTGCCATGGCTCTTGGGTCACATAAGGATCTGGAGATCCCTGCAAATTCCAGGAACCTGATAGAGACGATTTCCAATCAGGTCGGTGTCATTATCTCAAACATGAGGAAGGATTCCGGAGTCCAGAAAAGCAAGAACCATCTTCGTTCACTGCTTGATGCACTTGATGAACTGGTATTTGTAATGGATCTTGAAGGCAAAGTATTACACACTAACAAGACCTTGCATAAGCATCTGAACTATGAGGACAGGGATCTGTACATGAAAGATTTCCTGTTGCTATATCCGCAGGGATGGGAGGACGACGTGCTCTCTAATCTGGATGAGATCATGGAGGATAAATCCTCCTTCTGTGAGATCCCGCTTTTGAGCAAGGAGGGAACACTTGTTCCTGCTAAGACCAAGTTCACTATCGGCGATTGGGGTGGTCAGGATGTTTTGATCGCCACTGCCTCCATAATAAAAGACCCCGGTCTGGAGAACCATGATCTCCAGAATGGAAAAGAATCTAATGGGTATCAGGCTACCTGA
- a CDS encoding Dimethylamine corrinoid protein 2 has product MSKEETFKLLSDAVVSCKKDAVVAAVEKAKSEGIEPAEIIEKGLASGMNDVGIMFERGKLFLPHVMMAAGAMEAGVKLLEADMPKDAAKKKLAVIVNGTVEGDVHDIGKSIVSTMLQSSGFEVHDLGRDVPLQDFIDKVKETGASMVGMSALMTTTLPGQREVIEMLKEQGLRDKVKVMVGGAPATQTWADKIGADCYAENASEAVARAKELLL; this is encoded by the coding sequence ATGAGCAAAGAAGAAACTTTCAAACTGCTTTCCGACGCGGTCGTTTCCTGCAAGAAGGATGCGGTTGTAGCTGCCGTTGAAAAGGCAAAAAGTGAGGGTATTGAACCCGCAGAGATCATAGAGAAAGGTCTTGCATCCGGAATGAATGATGTTGGTATCATGTTCGAGAGAGGCAAGTTATTCCTGCCTCATGTAATGATGGCAGCCGGTGCAATGGAAGCCGGTGTCAAGTTGCTTGAAGCCGACATGCCAAAGGATGCAGCAAAGAAGAAGCTTGCCGTTATCGTTAATGGTACTGTCGAAGGAGATGTGCACGACATCGGCAAATCCATCGTTTCCACAATGCTTCAGTCCTCCGGCTTTGAGGTCCATGACCTGGGACGGGATGTTCCCCTGCAGGACTTCATTGACAAGGTCAAGGAAACAGGTGCAAGCATGGTAGGCATGTCCGCACTCATGACAACCACCCTTCCTGGCCAGAGAGAGGTCATTGAGATGCTCAAGGAACAGGGCCTGCGGGACAAGGTCAAGGTCATGGTCGGGGGAGCACCCGCTACCCAGACCTGGGCTGACAAGATCGGTGCTGACTGTTACGCTGAGAACGCAAGCGAAGCAGTAGCAAGAGCCAAGGAACTTCTTCTTTAA